The following are encoded together in the Thiobacillus sp. SCUT-2 genome:
- a CDS encoding HsdM family class I SAM-dependent methyltransferase, whose amino-acid sequence MNSATLEQVLAATGYLPDGQPAAGLRLGAEAQSSRRGRVFTPDALWRSASSLTIYFKFEQSVPSEDLVSQWRREVWNEGFAPLLWVISPQRIDLYNGFGAPVKDGDAQRHLIRRFENIEKSLQQLDELAGRLAIETGQFWTQVPTVDRKTSVDQRLLSDLASLEHDLVDGKLARSAAQALIGRVIFTQYLIDRQIVSATRLKRACGYTVLPAILRDRSATAQLFAWLAQTFNGDMFPPSSVETTPATHHLKRVAEFLEAVDPQSGQLNFFPYQFDVIPVELISSIYEQFAHAEPGIGGQRTEALRNGVHYTRLSVVSLVLDEVMDGLSGQESVLDLTCGSGVFLVEALRRLVYLRTEGQPPTREVIRSTLYEQVYGVDISEAAIRVAAFSLYLAALELDPDPQPPQSLKFRPLIGKTLLIGDARSVERHADGKAVLTTPTGLKQFDLIVGNPPWSFKGQAGTEVRRKTRTAGVPAQPRGEGLDFVLRATEFAHDQTRFGVILSATPFFSRSGTGMAAALHLMRALAPVTLVNLSNLCSWLFATATMPAVVLFARHRPKQRADQVTVVQIPWTPSGARTHSFEVAPSDVIELSLEEIERQPLKLKAAAVGRRRDLLLLAELTSTHQSLSDQFALLDTKFSDGLTQGKPAKQTRDASEMKGLEFLQTNDMQHFHIPNNLPIYDQSSAQWPRSRDTYRAPLLIVKEMVVGHPRALVAVANRDVVFTDSFFAASLPSSHKQSAHLLAAILSSALASWFFGLTASEFGIYKRKLLMRDVGFLPVPDLRASAKSPAGRRLLDLEKVLRKQEIGAQEWNAVDEAVFDLYELSDADRVVVLDGLLRAGWQWEDGREASVVPSDSRSEMVAYAQTFLSVMNGWFSARNKRHMRAEVMDLPRGAALRVVRFVVEDGPGEATISLVNPQGELHDMLTRIGQRLKVKIATALSAERELRVHGRNELVIIKPAARRHWMRVAALEDADTVVAESFLGGDV is encoded by the coding sequence GTGAACAGTGCAACGCTCGAACAGGTACTCGCGGCAACTGGCTACTTACCGGACGGTCAGCCCGCAGCCGGACTTCGGCTTGGCGCCGAGGCGCAGTCGTCACGGCGTGGCCGCGTCTTCACTCCCGACGCGCTCTGGCGTAGCGCATCGTCGCTGACCATCTATTTCAAGTTCGAGCAGAGTGTGCCTTCCGAGGATTTAGTCAGCCAGTGGCGGCGAGAAGTGTGGAATGAAGGGTTCGCGCCGTTGCTGTGGGTTATTTCTCCGCAACGCATCGACCTGTACAACGGTTTTGGCGCGCCTGTGAAGGATGGCGATGCGCAGAGGCACTTGATCCGTCGCTTCGAAAACATTGAGAAGTCTCTTCAGCAGTTGGACGAGCTGGCCGGCCGATTGGCGATCGAGACGGGTCAATTCTGGACACAGGTGCCAACCGTCGATCGCAAGACCAGTGTTGATCAGAGGCTTCTGTCCGACCTTGCTTCTCTTGAGCACGATCTCGTCGATGGAAAATTGGCACGAAGTGCGGCTCAGGCCTTGATCGGGCGGGTGATCTTTACCCAGTACCTGATCGATCGGCAAATTGTCAGTGCCACACGTCTGAAAAGGGCGTGTGGGTATACGGTCTTACCGGCGATCCTGCGGGACAGGTCTGCGACAGCACAGCTGTTTGCCTGGTTGGCTCAGACCTTCAATGGCGACATGTTCCCCCCTTCGTCGGTGGAGACGACGCCGGCCACCCATCATTTGAAGCGCGTCGCTGAGTTCCTGGAAGCGGTTGATCCTCAAAGCGGCCAGCTCAATTTCTTTCCTTATCAGTTCGATGTGATTCCCGTTGAACTGATTAGCTCGATCTACGAACAGTTCGCGCATGCCGAACCAGGCATAGGCGGGCAACGCACCGAGGCGTTACGAAACGGCGTGCACTACACGCGACTGTCCGTCGTTTCCTTGGTCCTCGATGAGGTAATGGATGGACTGTCGGGACAGGAGTCTGTACTAGATTTGACTTGCGGATCTGGCGTTTTCCTGGTCGAGGCGTTGCGGCGCTTGGTCTATCTACGTACCGAGGGACAGCCACCTACTCGGGAAGTAATCCGCTCAACGTTGTATGAACAAGTGTATGGGGTAGACATCAGCGAAGCTGCCATTCGCGTGGCAGCATTCAGTTTGTACTTGGCTGCGCTTGAACTGGACCCCGATCCCCAGCCGCCGCAGTCTCTGAAGTTCCGGCCTCTGATTGGCAAGACGTTGCTTATTGGCGACGCTCGGAGCGTAGAACGTCATGCTGATGGAAAGGCCGTATTAACGACGCCCACCGGCTTAAAGCAATTCGATTTGATCGTAGGCAATCCGCCTTGGAGCTTCAAAGGTCAGGCAGGAACTGAAGTACGGCGCAAGACTAGAACTGCGGGCGTCCCTGCGCAGCCGCGGGGGGAAGGTTTGGACTTCGTGTTGCGGGCGACAGAGTTCGCGCATGACCAGACTCGCTTCGGCGTCATTCTCAGCGCAACACCGTTTTTTAGCCGCAGCGGTACAGGCATGGCGGCGGCTCTGCACCTCATGCGCGCGTTGGCCCCCGTCACACTGGTTAACCTGTCCAATTTGTGCAGTTGGCTCTTCGCAACCGCAACGATGCCAGCTGTGGTGCTCTTTGCGCGTCACCGCCCGAAGCAGAGAGCAGATCAGGTGACGGTCGTTCAGATTCCCTGGACGCCCAGCGGTGCCAGAACCCATTCGTTCGAGGTGGCCCCAAGCGATGTCATCGAGTTGAGCCTGGAGGAGATCGAGAGGCAGCCGCTCAAGTTGAAGGCTGCTGCCGTAGGCCGCCGCCGTGATCTCTTGCTACTGGCGGAATTGACATCGACACACCAAAGTCTGAGTGACCAGTTCGCGTTGCTTGATACTAAGTTCAGTGATGGATTGACTCAAGGCAAGCCAGCGAAGCAGACGCGTGACGCGAGCGAAATGAAGGGCCTGGAATTCCTGCAGACCAACGACATGCAGCACTTCCATATTCCCAACAATTTGCCGATATACGACCAATCGTCGGCTCAGTGGCCACGCTCACGTGACACGTACCGAGCCCCCTTGTTGATCGTCAAAGAGATGGTGGTAGGGCACCCGCGAGCTTTGGTTGCGGTCGCCAATCGTGATGTTGTGTTTACGGATTCTTTCTTCGCTGCGTCATTACCTTCGAGCCACAAGCAATCGGCGCATCTGCTCGCTGCAATCTTGAGTTCCGCGCTCGCATCGTGGTTCTTCGGCTTGACGGCCTCCGAATTCGGTATCTATAAGCGAAAGTTGTTGATGCGCGATGTCGGGTTTCTGCCGGTTCCTGATTTGCGTGCCTCCGCAAAGTCTCCGGCTGGACGGCGCTTGCTGGACTTGGAGAAGGTGCTGCGAAAGCAGGAGATTGGCGCACAAGAGTGGAACGCCGTGGATGAGGCAGTCTTCGATCTCTACGAGCTTAGTGACGCTGACCGCGTTGTCGTTCTAGATGGGCTTCTGCGCGCTGGATGGCAGTGGGAGGATGGTCGTGAGGCCTCCGTAGTCCCGTCGGATAGTAGATCCGAAATGGTGGCGTATGCCCAGACTTTCCTGTCTGTAATGAATGGTTGGTTCTCGGCCCGCAATAAGCGGCACATGCGCGCCGAAGTGATGGATCTACCGAGGGGGGCGGCCCTGCGCGTCGTGCGCTTTGTCGTGGAAGACGGGCCAGGCGAGGCGACTATAAGTTTAGTGAACCCTCAAGGCGAATTACACGACATGCTTACGCGAATTGGTCAGCGCTTGAAAGTAAAGATTGCGACCGCCCTCAGCGCCGAGCGAGAGCTACGCGTTCACGGACGCAATGAGCTGGTGATTATCAAACCGGCAGCTCGACGTCACTGGATGCGCGTTGCAGCTCTGGAGGATGCCGATACGGTCGTCGCGGAGAGCTTCTTAGGGGGCGACGTTTGA
- a CDS encoding MerR family transcriptional regulator yields the protein MPTIIAIQYTQDQMRALTGVSVETVRHWRKTVPYLATKTGKAARFSFADLLGLAVTNELVRSLGVHIGTVSSGVDALFRLLADASAQVLDGGVVLVTATGASFHELGTWSVGAGAQPAFAIPLTPLIARLQQHMLPVMLVPSQVALPFPPEAIRSRA from the coding sequence ATGCCTACAATCATAGCCATTCAGTACACTCAGGATCAGATGCGCGCCCTTACTGGCGTGTCTGTAGAGACGGTGCGGCATTGGCGGAAGACTGTTCCGTACTTGGCAACCAAGACAGGGAAAGCGGCACGCTTCAGTTTTGCCGACTTGCTGGGTTTGGCCGTCACAAACGAACTGGTGAGGTCGCTAGGTGTCCATATTGGCACGGTGAGTTCCGGCGTGGATGCGCTGTTCAGGCTGCTGGCTGACGCCAGTGCCCAAGTACTGGATGGTGGCGTTGTGCTCGTTACAGCGACTGGGGCCAGTTTTCATGAATTGGGGACTTGGAGCGTTGGTGCCGGGGCTCAACCGGCCTTTGCTATCCCGCTCACCCCGCTGATCGCGCGACTTCAGCAGCATATGCTGCCTGTCATGCTGGTACCAAGCCAAGTAGCATTACCTTTTCCGCCTGAAGCCATCAGGAGCAGGGCGTGA
- a CDS encoding DEAD/DEAH box helicase: MPTTPEAIAVGIAEAATAGFRGRLLARGQARAIIWRDGVLPPDAPAFAPQLSFDLHSYGYALFGLGLRLRELGGEAALARTAFEQAAAALEAVIAKGNREEVDRDFHFIMAAASYHLAHLSARAFSLLTLVEADENFAPTERVLALLMRRNFRELRASVLDFRASGKGSDARIAAGIQASLNQIEAAAELTDGNDFLFEGLDTALVDTFMSAMALFLIALERGEQPLLDQALERLRTGLSICSEMNMLPQWWVYRIAIHLLSDLWSSTFHERVPLQPVGGEAADWPRLRELFIALLQQRSKAEVDLWPSQIEAAIRAVDRSDDLVVSLPTSAGKTRIAELCILRCLASGKRVVFVTPLRALSAQTETTLQRTFGPLGKTVSALYGSIGVSGFDEDAIRERDIVVATPEKLDFALRNDPSLLDDVGLLVFDEGHMIGLNEREVRYEVQIQRLLRRADAHERRIVCLSAILPDGDQLDDFAGWLRRDHPGGLIKHDWRPTRLRFGEVVWASPTARLNLRVGEERPWVQRFLTGSAPPTWVPPKRRRTKLFPCDQRELCLATAWRLVEDGQTVLIFCPERRSVEPFAGVIVDLHGRGALRSLLEADTAVLNTAIALGEEWLGPDSAILKCLRLGVALHHGALPTAYRKEVESLLRDNVLKVTISSPTLAQGLNLSATAVVMHSLHRAGERIEISEFKNVIGRAGRAYVDVEGIVLFPMFDEIAKKRRNWESLINDLGARNMESGLVQLVAALLSRMNAHIGGDLNQLIEYVANNATEWTFPEVANEKPEDRERALANWERHVATLDTAVLSLIGENDIPDDGIEAALDDILQSSLWHRRLLRQNEQVQQVLKAGLASRSRLIWNQSTAASRRGYFLAGVGLETGQALDAIAADANLLLIQANGAILNDDAEEAIATITAIAERVFAFYPFTPDPMPANWRDIVRAWLLGQPLFGIAAGLESETLQFIEGGLVYRLPWAMEALRVRAAANGDTIDDFPLDVYELGLAVPAVETGTLNRSASILIQAGYSSRLGAIKAVIDTGATFRTGQELRQWLSSEAVAAWSAQPDWPTPETKAMWTEFAQSFNPRDSRTWADRRYRAAVTWFGVPPPPDTPVHIHHWAGQPSVLSADGTPLGTVQAALNPGRAGLVRAQVSQDVSKIELAYLGPDDLSGA; the protein is encoded by the coding sequence ATGCCAACAACGCCTGAGGCAATCGCAGTAGGCATCGCCGAAGCGGCAACGGCTGGTTTTCGCGGCCGCCTCCTAGCGCGCGGTCAGGCGCGAGCGATCATCTGGCGTGACGGGGTTCTCCCGCCAGATGCCCCGGCCTTTGCGCCGCAGCTCAGCTTTGACCTGCATTCTTATGGGTACGCCCTTTTCGGGTTGGGCCTTCGCCTGCGTGAACTCGGTGGGGAGGCCGCGCTGGCGCGAACTGCCTTTGAGCAGGCCGCCGCCGCCCTTGAGGCGGTGATCGCAAAAGGCAATCGCGAGGAGGTGGATCGCGACTTCCACTTCATCATGGCAGCGGCGAGCTATCATCTCGCGCATCTCTCGGCTCGCGCTTTCTCGCTGCTGACGCTCGTCGAAGCCGATGAGAATTTCGCGCCAACCGAACGGGTTCTTGCGTTATTGATGCGGCGGAACTTTCGCGAACTTCGCGCCAGCGTGCTTGACTTCCGCGCCTCCGGCAAAGGCAGCGACGCGCGAATCGCGGCGGGAATTCAAGCCAGCCTCAATCAAATCGAGGCGGCGGCTGAATTGACGGATGGCAACGATTTTCTCTTCGAAGGCTTGGATACAGCGCTAGTCGACACCTTTATGTCGGCGATGGCTCTATTCCTGATCGCGCTCGAACGTGGCGAGCAACCGCTGCTTGACCAAGCGCTGGAGCGACTCCGTACGGGGCTTTCCATCTGTAGCGAGATGAACATGCTTCCGCAATGGTGGGTGTATCGCATCGCCATCCACCTTCTTTCTGACCTCTGGTCGAGCACTTTCCATGAAAGGGTGCCGCTCCAACCAGTGGGTGGCGAGGCGGCCGACTGGCCTCGACTTCGCGAGCTTTTCATCGCCCTGTTGCAGCAGCGCTCTAAAGCCGAGGTGGATCTGTGGCCTTCTCAGATCGAGGCGGCTATCCGCGCGGTTGACCGGTCGGATGATCTGGTTGTCTCGCTGCCCACCAGTGCCGGCAAAACACGTATCGCCGAACTATGCATCTTGCGCTGTCTGGCCAGCGGAAAGCGAGTGGTCTTTGTCACGCCGCTGCGCGCGCTGTCCGCCCAGACCGAAACGACGCTGCAGCGGACCTTCGGCCCGCTTGGGAAGACGGTCTCCGCACTCTACGGCAGCATCGGGGTTAGCGGCTTCGATGAGGACGCGATCCGCGAGCGCGATATCGTTGTCGCGACGCCGGAGAAGCTCGACTTTGCGCTTCGCAATGATCCATCCCTTCTCGATGACGTCGGCCTGCTCGTCTTCGACGAGGGTCACATGATCGGCCTCAACGAGCGCGAGGTCCGCTACGAGGTGCAAATCCAGAGGCTTCTTCGTCGTGCGGATGCGCATGAACGGCGAATCGTGTGCCTATCGGCGATTCTCCCCGACGGCGACCAGCTCGATGACTTCGCTGGATGGCTGCGCCGCGACCATCCGGGCGGCCTGATAAAGCACGACTGGCGTCCGACGCGGCTGCGGTTCGGCGAGGTAGTTTGGGCATCGCCTACTGCGCGCCTGAATCTGCGCGTTGGCGAAGAACGGCCCTGGGTCCAGCGGTTCCTCACCGGATCGGCGCCGCCGACCTGGGTGCCGCCCAAGCGTCGTCGAACTAAGCTATTCCCGTGCGATCAGCGCGAGCTCTGCCTGGCAACGGCTTGGCGGCTTGTCGAGGATGGGCAAACAGTCCTTATCTTCTGCCCGGAACGGCGCAGCGTCGAGCCGTTTGCTGGAGTGATCGTCGATCTTCATGGGCGCGGCGCGTTGCGCTCGTTGCTGGAGGCAGATACTGCTGTGCTCAACACCGCGATTGCGCTTGGCGAGGAATGGCTCGGGCCGGATAGCGCCATCCTCAAATGCCTGCGCCTCGGTGTGGCGCTGCACCATGGCGCCTTGCCAACAGCCTACCGCAAGGAGGTCGAGAGCCTGCTGCGCGACAACGTTCTCAAGGTCACCATTTCGTCACCGACTCTAGCGCAAGGTCTCAACCTGTCGGCTACGGCCGTGGTTATGCATTCCCTCCATCGCGCCGGCGAACGGATTGAGATATCCGAGTTCAAGAACGTGATTGGACGGGCCGGACGGGCCTATGTCGATGTGGAAGGCATCGTACTCTTCCCGATGTTCGACGAAATTGCAAAGAAGCGGAGAAACTGGGAATCGCTCATAAACGATCTCGGTGCGCGCAACATGGAGAGCGGGCTGGTGCAGCTAGTCGCGGCGCTGCTGTCCCGGATGAACGCTCACATCGGTGGAGACCTGAACCAGCTCATCGAGTATGTCGCGAACAACGCTACAGAGTGGACCTTCCCTGAGGTCGCGAACGAGAAGCCCGAGGACCGTGAGCGCGCCCTTGCGAATTGGGAACGGCACGTCGCAACGCTCGACACGGCTGTCCTCAGCCTCATCGGCGAAAATGATATTCCGGACGATGGGATCGAGGCCGCGCTGGACGATATCCTGCAATCATCTCTCTGGCACCGCCGACTTCTGAGGCAGAACGAGCAGGTACAGCAGGTTCTTAAGGCGGGCCTTGCTTCGCGCAGTCGGCTTATCTGGAATCAATCGACCGCCGCGAGCCGCCGAGGCTATTTCCTGGCTGGCGTCGGGTTGGAAACCGGACAGGCGCTGGACGCCATCGCAGCGGACGCCAACCTTCTTCTGATTCAGGCCAATGGAGCCATCCTGAATGACGATGCCGAGGAGGCGATCGCCACGATTACGGCTATCGCCGAACGCGTCTTCGCCTTCTATCCCTTCACGCCTGATCCCATGCCGGCCAATTGGCGCGACATCGTCCGCGCTTGGCTTCTCGGCCAGCCTCTCTTCGGCATCGCTGCCGGTCTAGAGTCGGAGACACTGCAGTTCATTGAAGGTGGACTCGTCTATCGTCTGCCGTGGGCAATGGAGGCTCTTCGCGTTCGTGCGGCCGCCAACGGCGACACCATCGATGATTTTCCACTCGATGTCTATGAGCTCGGTTTGGCAGTGCCTGCCGTGGAAACCGGAACGTTAAACCGCTCCGCGTCCATCCTCATTCAGGCGGGGTATAGTTCAAGGCTCGGCGCTATCAAGGCCGTCATCGACACCGGTGCAACCTTCCGGACGGGCCAGGAGCTTCGGCAGTGGCTCAGTTCTGAAGCCGTCGCCGCATGGAGCGCACAGCCCGATTGGCCGACCCCAGAGACAAAGGCGATGTGGACGGAGTTCGCGCAAAGCTTCAACCCGCGCGACAGCCGAACCTGGGCGGATCGTCGGTACAGGGCAGCCGTGACATGGTTTGGCGTCCCGCCGCCGCCCGACACGCCCGTCCATATCCATCACTGGGCCGGTCAGCCCAGCGTGCTCTCGGCTGATGGTACGCCGCTGGGCACAGTGCAGGCCGCGCTTAATCCCGGAAGGGCGGGTCTAGTGCGCGCTCAAGTTTCTCAAGATGTGAGCAAGATCGAACTCGCATATCTTGGGCCTGACGACCTGTCTGGCGCCTAA
- a CDS encoding Hachiman antiphage defense system protein HamA: MVQFNDWCVSVDEAVGNHFRRVMTGQAASLSTGVQATAAIVPGHYASEEQVARALARLGKPAAAALIQGMLPTTKAIRSGDLGEIYATEWIDAHSGGYRAPIKRLRWKDHRNMAMRGDDVIGILLDAQTQRLHFLKTEAKSRVTLTAQVLTEARAGLDKDGGLPSAHALSFISARLLELNNLPLADAIDDALLKHGIPLQNVRHLLFTFSGNAPDAMLTASLQAYPGPINQWGVGLRVEGHAAFIGAVYDRVIADANNA; encoded by the coding sequence GTGGTGCAGTTCAACGATTGGTGCGTTTCAGTCGACGAGGCGGTCGGGAACCACTTCCGCAGAGTGATGACCGGACAGGCGGCAAGCCTCTCAACGGGGGTCCAGGCGACCGCGGCCATTGTGCCAGGGCACTATGCGTCAGAAGAGCAGGTGGCGCGCGCTCTCGCGCGTCTCGGCAAGCCGGCTGCGGCAGCGTTGATCCAGGGCATGCTCCCAACAACGAAGGCGATCCGTTCCGGCGACCTTGGCGAAATCTACGCCACGGAATGGATCGATGCGCATAGCGGCGGCTATCGCGCCCCGATCAAGCGCCTGCGCTGGAAAGACCATCGCAATATGGCGATGCGCGGCGACGACGTGATAGGCATCCTTCTGGATGCCCAAACCCAACGCCTTCATTTCTTGAAGACGGAAGCCAAGAGCCGCGTCACGCTCACCGCCCAAGTCCTCACGGAGGCGCGGGCCGGCCTGGACAAGGATGGCGGACTGCCATCCGCGCACGCGCTATCCTTCATTTCGGCCCGACTTCTCGAACTAAATAATCTACCGCTCGCCGACGCGATCGATGATGCGCTGCTGAAGCACGGCATCCCGCTGCAAAATGTCCGGCATCTGCTTTTCACCTTTTCCGGCAACGCGCCGGACGCCATGCTAACCGCTTCTCTTCAGGCCTACCCTGGACCAATCAATCAGTGGGGGGTCGGCCTGCGCGTCGAGGGGCACGCCGCCTTTATCGGCGCAGTCTATGATCGAGTAATCGCCGATGCCAACAACGCCTGA
- a CDS encoding antitoxin codes for MAKPATLDGYSDQYTLDCERVLVTLLRGLGPWKDSVYLVGGLTPRYLVAARPPVVPAHAGTLDVDIVIDLQILADTEAYHTLEDNLKKMGFERAENSARTKLSWRWQTRTEHGALMVLELLADAPDIAGGRVQPLPTEGTISALNIPHSSIVFDLHQVTEIQAELLGGNGIATEQIKHANLVSFTCLKSFAFDQRFERKDAHDLIYCIEHAPEGAKAVAEAFRKELAGKHGDVVKASLSILRDRFAQDDKTEGYRKDGPVSVAKFELGEGDEPELREARALRQREASDVIEQLLGRIG; via the coding sequence ATGGCCAAACCCGCGACGCTCGATGGCTACAGCGATCAGTACACGCTCGACTGCGAACGCGTTCTCGTGACGCTGCTGCGCGGGCTCGGGCCTTGGAAGGACTCCGTCTACCTAGTCGGCGGTCTCACTCCGAGGTACTTGGTCGCGGCCAGGCCGCCGGTGGTGCCAGCACATGCGGGCACGCTCGATGTCGACATCGTGATTGACCTGCAAATCCTGGCCGATACCGAGGCGTATCACACGCTTGAGGATAACCTCAAGAAGATGGGCTTCGAGCGGGCCGAAAACAGCGCCAGGACAAAGCTCTCCTGGCGTTGGCAGACCCGCACGGAACACGGTGCGCTGATGGTGCTGGAACTGCTGGCGGATGCGCCGGACATCGCCGGCGGCAGGGTACAGCCGTTGCCGACCGAAGGCACGATCTCGGCACTGAACATTCCTCATTCGTCCATCGTCTTCGACCTTCACCAAGTTACCGAGATCCAAGCCGAACTGCTCGGTGGCAACGGCATCGCCACGGAGCAGATCAAGCATGCCAACCTGGTCAGCTTCACCTGCCTGAAGTCGTTCGCGTTCGACCAGCGCTTCGAGCGCAAGGACGCGCACGACCTGATCTATTGCATTGAACATGCACCCGAGGGGGCGAAAGCCGTCGCCGAGGCCTTCCGCAAGGAGCTGGCAGGTAAGCACGGCGACGTGGTCAAGGCTTCTCTGTCAATCCTGCGCGACCGTTTTGCGCAGGACGACAAGACCGAAGGCTACCGCAAGGATGGTCCTGTGTCGGTCGCGAAGTTTGAGCTTGGCGAAGGCGACGAACCCGAACTGCGCGAGGCGAGGGCGTTGCGGCAGCGCGAGGCAAGCGACGTGATCGAGCAACTTCTCGGACGGATCGGATAG
- a CDS encoding type IV toxin-antitoxin system AbiEi family antitoxin — MIESHAAEQAMIEQFLESLRELPDAHAELDSLEPAVQAADRLDAKIDLHVAGKSIVLLVEVKKTVYPRDVRQVLWQFKSLHHGQYADAQYLLIAESLSPGAKELLRAERIGYYDSGGSLFLPASGAFVFIDKPPPKTLEKSVRSLFSGRRAQVLHALLINHEEWFGVTEVAEKAQVAPSTASDVLGELERFDWLVSRGQGPSKERHLREPGALLDAWAKQLATQRVPALRRYYVPGLKFDALIERLGQVFDAYQVSYAVSHEAAAQRYAPFLSGISQVRTRLLPGAGADTAMAELDARVVNEGANLAVIETKSAGELLFRQQVGGVWLASPIQVYLDLLRGEGRTKEMAEHLRRERLGF, encoded by the coding sequence CATGATCGAGCAGTTCCTGGAATCACTCCGGGAGCTGCCGGACGCGCATGCCGAGTTGGATTCACTGGAACCCGCTGTGCAGGCCGCCGACCGACTCGACGCCAAGATCGATCTGCACGTCGCCGGCAAGTCGATCGTCTTGCTGGTCGAAGTAAAGAAGACGGTTTACCCCCGAGATGTGCGCCAGGTGTTGTGGCAATTCAAGTCGCTGCACCACGGCCAATATGCCGACGCACAGTACCTGCTCATTGCCGAATCCCTTTCGCCTGGGGCGAAGGAACTGCTCAGGGCCGAGCGTATCGGCTATTACGACAGCGGCGGAAGCCTATTCTTACCGGCCTCCGGCGCCTTCGTCTTCATCGACAAGCCACCTCCGAAGACCTTGGAAAAATCGGTGCGGTCGTTGTTTTCAGGGCGGCGCGCCCAAGTGCTGCATGCGCTTTTGATCAATCACGAGGAATGGTTCGGTGTCACCGAGGTGGCCGAGAAGGCACAGGTGGCGCCGTCAACCGCTTCCGATGTGCTGGGTGAGCTGGAGCGGTTCGACTGGCTGGTATCGCGTGGGCAGGGGCCGAGCAAGGAACGCCATCTTCGTGAACCCGGTGCATTGCTCGACGCCTGGGCCAAGCAGCTTGCCACGCAGCGCGTACCGGCACTACGTCGCTACTACGTGCCAGGCCTAAAGTTCGATGCCCTGATCGAGCGGCTCGGCCAGGTCTTCGATGCGTATCAGGTCAGTTACGCTGTGAGCCACGAAGCCGCCGCACAGCGCTATGCCCCCTTTCTATCCGGTATCTCACAGGTGCGGACCCGGTTATTACCCGGCGCTGGGGCCGACACGGCGATGGCCGAACTGGATGCACGCGTCGTCAATGAAGGGGCGAACCTCGCGGTCATCGAGACGAAATCGGCGGGAGAACTGTTGTTCCGCCAGCAAGTCGGCGGTGTTTGGCTGGCGAGTCCCATTCAGGTTTATCTCGATTTGTTGCGCGGCGAGGGCCGGACCAAAGAGATGGCGGAGCACCTGCGTCGAGAAAGGCTAGGTTTCTAA